The following DNA comes from Centropristis striata isolate RG_2023a ecotype Rhode Island chromosome 3, C.striata_1.0, whole genome shotgun sequence.
aagggccttattacttgttaattaatggttattacaaggaccttagtataaagcgttaccaaaacaGGTATATGCTACATGAAGCAATTATGAATACAGTGATATTCTCAAGTATCTGAATATAAAagcttttcattttcttatcaCTGTGCAAAAGGAGCTAATCTTTAAATGTCTAAACAGTTTACAGTTCTGACATAACAGTACTGGCGTCTAATGGACTGCGAAGGTTAAAAGGCTTTATTTTCCAATAATGACATTTCTGTAGCCCTTGACGTGACACAACTTGCTGCTGTCGAAGTCGACCACCAGTTTTCTCAGCCCGGAATGGGTGGGAGTGAAGTATATCTTCACCTTGGCATCTTCCCCAGGTCCCACTGAGGAGGACAGCCTgtagaataaatatttaaatattaagttTTGGACACACGCATGTTGGGTTTTATCAGTCCTCTTATTGCATAAATATTTAGTTGACTGATTACCACTGGCATGTTGTGGGACTCATGACAGTTTTGACTATTTATGGAGACGATGTTAATGGAGCTGCAGTGTTTGAACACAGCAGACGACTAAACCTTATAAAAAAGAAGTATGCTTTAATAATAGTgtcattcttttcttttcttgtacACACCCAAGCTTTCGCCAAATAAATAGCACTCACAATGCATGATGCAGACACATGCATCATTCATTCAATAAATTGACTCGTCCTTACTTTAATCACTAAATGAGATCAAAGTTGTCAAATAAACTCAGAGAGAAATTGTTGTTCAGCAATAGCAAGTCACCTCACTGGTATTTCATAGAGTGTAGTCTATATAAATCCTGTGTCTGCTTCAGTAAATCCCTCTATTGTTTCTCAACAGTGGGCTCCTGTCCTGACTAAACAGCAACACATCCAGCCGCACAGCACCGAGGCCGTGGCAGCAgatcataaaacaaaataacacatatGTCAGAGTCTGGAAATCAAATGGGAAAGAACTTTCCATTAAACAAATCTGATAATCTATAAAAAGGCTCAAACAAGCACATATGGTGTCTAAGTGAAAAAGGCACAATGTGTTTCTTTCGTGAACTATTTTTTTGCTCTACATCGTTCCACATATATTAGtatttattgtctctgtgtgggagcgaaaatgtttaaatgattgTCTAAGTTGTGTCACATTGTCTAATTTATGATGTGAGTAGAGACTCATACGACCTCTCCGAGATGACGCGTCCTCCAGTGAGGTTGGCCCCCTCGATGCTGAAGCAGCAGTTGTCCAGCTGCTCTGGCAGAGGGTTCTGCAGGGTGATCTCTGCAGCCAGCTTACGGTTCTCCTTTGGTTCACCCAGGATCTGCCGAGCATAGTCAcatccaaggttataatagttttggatttttcattagttttagttttaatttcgttgtgaatttttgttttcaaattcagttagttttagttagtttttagagtgagtttcctagttttagtttagtttttattttttgaaaatccttagttttagtttagtttttattagttttagtgttagttttatttttttttgtaatgggctatatgttgggtgccagattcaaagaggtcataatacatgtttcctttgtttcctttggtttatccatctcagccccaataaggttattaactcttacagttcggggtgttttgtattttggttctagtgtagacatcctagtctcagtaaacatatttaccatgtgttgcatgttcaaatagaaacactgaattatgaatgaaaaagctgacaaaaacgaaaactaaggacattttcactctaattttagttagttttagttagttttgtaaccacacaatacagtttcagttagttatcgtttttttaaaaactctagtttttatttttatttcagttaacgaaaatgttttttcaattctagttttcgttatttcgttagttttcgttaactataataaccttggtcacaTCCAGGTGTTAGTTAATGAAAGTCTCACAGCAAGTTGGGTAAGGCTGTGTTTATAAGTACTATGAAAACTATGTACTGACATAACCATGTTTGGGAGAGCTTGTATAGTTTAGTAGcttaacctgttttttttttttattaattggcTTGATTTCTTTCACTTTGCTGTAAGATTTCTAATCAATTTTCAGGGCATGGTTTGACTTTGTATTTAATTGGAAAttacatgtgtcatttttggcATCATTCGTGACAAGTTATCCATAGCCAGTAGCAGGTCATTTTACTCACCCTGACTTTGATTTCAGGATTCTCCAGCACAATGTTTCTCACTGCCAGCGTTGCATCTCTGGTGGAGTAGTCTATCAACAGAGCTGCCAGGCGGATTAAGTTGTCCTCACTAAGATTGCCACCGTACTTAGAGTAGTTCAGCCTAAGTGGAACACGCCTCTCTACAAGAACACATGCAATATATTAAATTACCAAGACACATTAAGGTATTTGTACTTTCCTTTTGTGTATAAATCATTCACATGTAAACACCACATGGTGACATGGCTCACCTCCTCCTGGTGACAGTTCCACATTGAGCAGATCTTTAAAGCCACAATTTTCTCCCAGAATCCCGTTGTAGGACACAGCGGCGGATCCGAACACCAGGCGGCACTTCTTGTTgctttgtgtgttgtttgttaccagagcaaacacatcaaagtcgcAGCCCTTCCTCATGTCTGATGTGACCTTGATAGTGAGGTGTAGGCCTTGGTTTTCCTGCTGCTGGAGCAGCTTGTTTTGGTGGTTAGCCTTCGTGAAAGCCTCCCGCTCTTCATCAGAGCCTGGAGATATGGAAACAACATAATTACACAttgattaatataatattactatATGTTTTCTATATGTTTTCTACATCATATTGCTCTCTACCTTCAGGGTACTTGTAGAGATGAGTGATGTCCTCTCTGGTGTCACTGCCCACGCTCTTTGTGCTGATCTTCTGGCCCACCACTGTAGTGCTGGTGACATTAGACGTGCTGCCGTCTTTTTTCTTCATGATGGTGATGACGTCAGCATTGACCTCAGCAAAGACAAATGGGGCATCATACTTGAAGGTGAGCTCACCCTCCTTGATGGCCCTGACAGGGATGGGGCCGCAGCAGTACACTCCtaggaaaaaaaggggaaaaagcaGAAACAGAGATGTTAGATCCACCTCGGTGAGGGTTTGGGTTGTTCAAAAATTACCTCATTGATGTCTGTTACCTTCACTCTTCTCTTGAGGCGTAGGGTCAGTGGCCTGCCAGCCATTAAAATCAGATTTAAAGTCAGGCCTGGTCATCCAGTTCTCCACCCAGCAGTGATAATTCCTACGGATACAAACATACCAAAACATGGACATGGATGACGTGATGTTTTGGGACTTCATTAAAGGCCGAGAGGAATGTAATAACCGGAGTTGTTCTGTTGTCATTGTAAAAACTGCAATAAACTGCTTGACTTCAGTTTAAGTACAACTACACCTCTACTgtgtatgaaatgtatttacacCACAAACAGCAGTCAAATCATAGTCAATAATCAAATCAAGGGGGTGTAACCCTAAATCACAGTAATGCGAAGTGATGAAATATGGTTCAGTTAATTCCctaagaaatgttttattcatgagtTCACAGTGCTATATTAGGTAGGTATAAAGTagcattgaaattaatttaaaataattccaaGTAGTCCTGATAATCGCCTAATTTCACACACTCCCCTTCtaatgtattttaatatgtGTTTCATTAGATTACATGATGTAACGATATCGAAGTGCATTGAGTGCATTGATATTGTACTGCTAAACACCATGTCCTACTTAAGTATTACATACATGAAAGAAATGCGTTCTTACCAGATCATTTCTCTGGACTGAACAAGGTCACCATTTTCGTCGATGTAGCGATGAATCACAAGGTCACTGTTGACGTCGTGGGCTGACAGGTAGTTGGTTACAACTCTGCATGGGATGCCAAGAGCTCTGGAAACTAACAGGGTATAATACAACTTACTATGATACTAAGAGGTGGAGCAAAAAGTATTtaattactgtgtgtttacatgtgtgcTGTGTCCGTTTGAGAcaaatcaagtgtgttttccaGTGATAGGCCACAAAGCTCCACTGCGTCCTATCTTACCTGAACAGGCAACTGCAGCAAACACCCAGCACTGTCCGTAGCGAACAggctgacaggcttgtgtctcCCAGTTGCGCAGAATCTCCACGCTGCCCTTCCAGGACATCGGGCTGATGCCTCCTTCATACCCCCCTGTCCATTTTCCCAGCAACACCCCTTTGTCATCATTACAGTTCACCTAGCAGGCACAGGAAAACaatgtcaatgttttttttcttttacaaagcTTTTCATtggtatcacacacacataaacctaTAAACCTCTTTATATGCAAGTAAATAACGATAAGTATCTGTAATTGGGAGAGGGGATAGACATATctgatattattatatacttatCATAACTGTCCGATGTGTTTTGTATGTCTATGAAAGTGTTTATGTGTAACTGTTCAACCAGTGTGTAAATATCTGATACTGAATGGCCTTTTGTATGTAGTATTGTATCGCAGCACACCGTATTGTATCATAGCGTATCGTACCCTATTGTACCGAACTATATCATACCATGTGGTATCATATTGCATCATACTATATTGTACAGTACCATACCGTACCGCATCATATCCTATTGTATCGCAAAGCATGGTACAGAACCATACCTTATTGTACCATACcttaccataccataccatgtTGTACCGCATGAATTGAATTGTACTGTATCGTATCACATGGTATAGTACCGTATCGTGTTGCACTGCATCGTATCAtattgtattgtactgtattatatggtatggtatggtatggtatggtatagTATGGTATTATATGGTATGATATGGTATGGTGTGGTATgatatggtatggtatggtatggtatggtatggtatggtatgatatgatatgatatgatatggtatggtatgatatgatatgatatgatatgatatggtatggtatggtatggtatggtatggtatggtatggtatgatatggtatggtatggtatggtatggtatggtatggtatgatATGGTATGGTATGATATgatatggtatggtatggtatggtatggtatagTATGGTATTATATGGTATTATATGGTATTATGTGGTATgatatggtatggtatggtatggtatggtatggtatgatatgatatggtatggtatggtatggtatggtatggtatgatatgatatggtatggtatggtatggtatggtatggtatagTATGGTATTATATGGTATGATGTGGTATgatatggtatggtatggtatggtatggtatggtatggtatgatatgatatgatatggtatggtatggtatggtatggtatggtatggtatgatatgatatggtatggtatggtatggtatggtatagTATCGTGACTTACCATGGCACTAAGCACTCTGGAAACATAGATGGGATTTCTCCTCCCTGAGCAGTCTTTGCCAGGATTTCTCAGACATTTAGGGTTCATGTCCAGAATCCTCAGACAGACGTCCAGGATTCCACTTTCAAActgcacagaaaaacacaagaattACTGCTGATCTGTTGTTTTCTGCTGATTAAGAACAGAGGTGTTGATCAGAAGAGAGACCACATGTCCTTTTCTACATAAACAGGTGCAAACAAATGTGCATGCAATGTGCAATGCTGTAAAGCTTAACAGCGGCACAACTAATGCACTGCTAATGCCAGGCTAATCAAACTGGATATCAGATATCAAAGAATAGGCTGTGAATGATAACATGCCTCTCGCTTTATCAGGCCCAGAATGCCCACTGTCAGATATAAATATCTCAGTTATTTTAACTGTCAAATGTTTAGAAATTACTGCCTGTATGCAGTTATGTAAGTTGTCATAAATCACTTGATAAGTGGATATTTTTCTCTTATCAGAATAAGAGATTTAAACTCCTTCACCAGTCAGTTGGCTCTATGGGTATAAGATGAAGTGAGGCTGGCAGGGTGAGTGTTGGTGTTGGTACCTGGCCAAAGTTCCAGGGAGTAGATATGGGATGCTTGTAGCTGCCTCGAAAGATGATTCCATCTTGAGATAACACATACTCTGCCAAACTCTGCTCATTGTCCATATACACGGCATCTCCTGTTGCCAAGAGACATCAGAAATTACACAATGAATGTCCGAATACATTCCATCAGTGGAACTGGTCTATTATCaagcaaaaaacacatatattcTCACGCTGCAGTTGATGGAGTATATTCATTgcacaaatgtttaatttccacttaataatttgtcattttggaaaatatgctTATTTACTCATTTGCCATGAGTTAGATGAGAATATCACTCTCATATGTGTACATTCAGGATTAAACTAAAGCCACAAGACAATTAGGTGGCTAGATTAGCTGGATAATGGGGAATATTATTTAGCTTACATTGAAATGTCCAAA
Coding sequences within:
- the tgm2b gene encoding protein-glutamine gamma-glutamyltransferase 2, yielding MAQALDIDRWNLECEFNNMDHRTDLNGVDRLIVRRGQPFSVSLYLRSGNYQPGLSSLDCVAETGPQPSEQYGTRASFGLSANIDTSRWSAAVTSPPGDMVALSVCPAPDAPIGRYTLTLGRSGRIEFILLFNPWCPGDAVYMDNEQSLAEYVLSQDGIIFRGSYKHPISTPWNFGQFESGILDVCLRILDMNPKCLRNPGKDCSGRRNPIYVSRVLSAMVNCNDDKGVLLGKWTGGYEGGISPMSWKGSVEILRNWETQACQPVRYGQCWVFAAVACSVSRALGIPCRVVTNYLSAHDVNSDLVIHRYIDENGDLVQSREMIWNYHCWVENWMTRPDFKSDFNGWQATDPTPQEKSEGVYCCGPIPVRAIKEGELTFKYDAPFVFAEVNADVITIMKKKDGSTSNVTSTTVVGQKISTKSVGSDTREDITHLYKYPEGSDEEREAFTKANHQNKLLQQQENQGLHLTIKVTSDMRKGCDFDVFALVTNNTQSNKKCRLVFGSAAVSYNGILGENCGFKDLLNVELSPGGERRVPLRLNYSKYGGNLSEDNLIRLAALLIDYSTRDATLAVRNIVLENPEIKVRILGEPKENRKLAAEITLQNPLPEQLDNCCFSIEGANLTGGRVISERLSSSVGPGEDAKVKIYFTPTHSGLRKLVVDFDSSKLCHVKGYRNVIIGK